One Mycolicibacterium parafortuitum DNA segment encodes these proteins:
- a CDS encoding ABC transporter substrate-binding protein has product MRSPASRRLRFTVLVTGAFVAGLTACGGGGTGSDTGGPDASDNQSAIPDNSALIAEIAPDPELAATLPPPVAESKTINVGSNIQSAPNNFYAGDGTSPIGYEVDLAKAIGSKLGVQMAYQDMAFGSLITSLQSNRIDMTMAAMNDTKERQQQVDFVDYFSSGITIMVQKGNPEGVTGPDTLCGKNVAVVQGTSHQKFAAAQSDKCVQAGQAAVNVTATDSDTQNQNQLRTGRVAAILNDLPSAVYISRTANGGNAFEVVPGPPIEGGPYGIGFAKNNTALRDSVNQALSALIADGTYGEILASWGVEQGALTETAINGG; this is encoded by the coding sequence ATGCGATCACCAGCGTCACGCCGTCTTCGATTCACCGTGCTGGTCACGGGAGCCTTCGTCGCCGGGCTCACCGCATGCGGAGGAGGTGGAACCGGATCGGATACCGGAGGGCCCGACGCCTCGGATAATCAGTCCGCGATCCCCGACAACAGCGCGCTGATCGCCGAGATCGCGCCGGACCCGGAGCTCGCCGCGACGCTGCCGCCGCCGGTCGCCGAGTCGAAAACGATCAACGTCGGCTCCAACATCCAATCGGCTCCGAACAACTTCTACGCCGGTGACGGCACGTCACCGATCGGATACGAGGTGGACCTCGCCAAGGCCATCGGCTCGAAGCTCGGGGTGCAGATGGCGTACCAGGACATGGCTTTCGGTTCGCTGATCACCAGTCTGCAGTCCAACCGGATCGATATGACGATGGCCGCGATGAACGACACCAAGGAGCGCCAGCAGCAGGTCGACTTCGTCGACTATTTCTCGTCCGGTATCACCATCATGGTGCAGAAGGGCAATCCCGAAGGCGTCACCGGCCCGGACACGCTGTGCGGCAAGAACGTTGCGGTGGTACAGGGAACCAGCCATCAGAAGTTCGCCGCGGCCCAAAGCGACAAATGCGTGCAGGCCGGACAAGCCGCCGTGAACGTCACCGCGACCGACAGCGATACCCAGAACCAGAATCAGCTCCGCACCGGTCGCGTCGCGGCGATTCTCAACGATCTGCCCAGCGCGGTCTACATCTCGCGTACGGCCAACGGCGGAAATGCCTTCGAGGTGGTTCCCGGGCCGCCGATCGAAGGTGGCCCATACGGCATCGGTTTCGCCAAGAACAATACCGCCCTGCGGGATTCGGTGAACCAGGCGCTCAGCGCGCTGATCGCCGACGGAACGTACGGCGAGATCCTCGCGAGCTGGGGGGTCGAACAGGGCGCGCTGACAGAGACCGCAATCAATGGTGGTTGA